In the genome of Polyangiaceae bacterium, the window AAGGTCGCGCGGGCCACGCTTGGGCGCTACGGCATCTCGCCGCCACCAGGAACCGACGCGAGCCTGAACGTCTCCGGCGAGGGCCCTCTTGGGGGCATCGATTTTCGTGGGGAAACCCGTATCGGCGAGTCATCCGTCTCGCTCACCGGCAAGGCTTCAGTCCTGGCGCCGCGCGTCGACGTTCAAGCGCGCCTCGCGAAGGTCAACCTCAAGAGCGTGGGCGAAGGCCTGCCCAAGACCGCGGTGGACGGACAGGTCGACGTCGAGTTCGAGCTACGAGAGTCAAAGCCCTATGTGACTAGCCGCGTGGCATTGGCCCCGGCAAGGGTGGAGGAGTGGCAAGTTCCGGCATTGGACGGAGAGCTACACCTCGAGGGCGCGCGGGCTTGGGGTTTTATCCGCACGGCACCTGGAGAGGTATCGATCAGCGCCGACGCCCACGCCAACTTGGACCACCTCGACAGGGGCATCAGCTTTGACGCGACTGCGAAGGTTCCCCGCGTTGCCTCGCTACAAAAGTACGCGCAACTGCCGGGCGTTCGAGGGGATGTTCAAGCATCGGTGTGCGGCTCGTTCTACCCAGATAGCAAGCGAATCGACGCGGATGGCGCCTTGGATAGCGGACAGCTCGAGGTGTCCGGCTTCAGCTTGAAGCGAGCGCATATCTACGCCGAGGTCGAGGGCGCGGTAGCCACGCCGAGTATCGATGCTTCCTTCCGCGCGGCATCACTACGGAGCAAAGACAAGCAGCTCGGCCGGGTCGTGGACTTCACCAAGCCAAGCATCTCCGTCCGCGGCACTCCGACCCGCTTGCGAGTGAACACGCGCCTACCCGCCAGAGCAGGGAGCAGCGCACCGAGCATCTCGCTCAGCGCCACCGTCGCCCCCGCCGCCCAACGCATCAGCAGCGTCAGAGGCAGCATTCAACGAGGTAATCGACGCGTCGACCTCGCCGCAGCTCGAGTCGACCTCGGACGCGGCCTCGACCTTGAAAACGTCGAGCTGTCTGGCGCCGGATCCATCAATGGCACGCTGCAGTTCCACGCAGGGCGCCTCGAGAGTTCCCTGAAGTTCGCACGGCTCGATCTCTCTGCGCTGAGCGGACTGCTTGAAGGCCTGCCTGCCCTAGACCCACCGATCAGCGGGATCGTAAGTGGTTCAGTCGAGCTCTCCGGAGCCATCGCGTCTCCCCAGGGAACAGTCGACCTCAGCATCGAACAAGCGCAACGCGGTGAGGACGCATTTTCGGGGGAGGTACATCTCGTGGCCAACGAGGGCCAGCTGAGCGGCCACATCGCCGTGGACGCTGCACGCATCGGCAGCGTGAGCCTCACCCCGAATGCGTTGAAGCCCAACGGTGCTTGGACGGATCCCAGAGCCTGGCTCGCCAGCGCTGGTAGCCTACGCTCGGACTTCGCCATCGACTCTGCGGCGCTGCTGAGGCGTTTGAGCCAAGCAGAACCCAAGACCAAGCAGCCGGAGTTGAGCGGTCTCGTACGCGGCAACCTCGAACTCAAGCGGGCGAGCCAAGCACCCGTGAACGCCCCGCTCAGCGCGCTGCCAGACTTGAAGGCTCGCTGGTCTAGCGTTGGCCTTCAGGCAACCCTCGGGAACGAGAAGGAGTCGCCGGTTCTTCGCGGAATAGACCTGCGTGGCGAACTAGACGTGGAAAGCGGCAGCGGAAAGAGTCAGGTCGCGGTCGAGGCCGTGCGAGGTCAAGAACAGCTCCTGACTCTGGAAGTCGAGAGCCGCGTTCCCTATGTGCGTTGGCTCGAGGCGCCGCCGACGCGGGACACACTCCTGCGACACCCTTTCAGCGCGAAGCTCGAAAGCGATGGGCTCAGGCTGGGCAAGCTTCCCGAGTTCGCCCAGGTGCCTGGCCTATCTGGGAGGCTCGACCTACAGGCGAAGCTCGAGGGCAGCGTGATGGAGCCAAGGCTCAACGTAGACTTCCGCGGCAAGAAGCTGAACGTCGACGAGCTCTCGCGGCGCCAGGGTCTCGCGGCGGTAGGGCACCTCGACTACGATGGCGCACGAGCGCGCCTCGAGTTCGGACTGTCGTCACGCTTCCGCTCGTTGATTCGCGCGAGGGCAGACCTTCAGCTCGCCATCGCTGACGCCATCCGCGGGGATACAAGACAAGCCAGGGCCAACGCGAAGCTGGTGCTAGACGACTTCGCTCTCGCTGCGGTGCCGACGCTACGCGCGCTGGATGTCCGCGGTCGCGCGAGCGGCGAGCTCGAGGTCAAAGAGCTCGGCAGCCAGAGCCCTCGCATCTCCGCCGCGCTCGAGGTGCCCAAGGGACGCATCGGCGACGCCAAGTTCAGCGGAATAACCGCAAAGGCCGACTTGAGCGGCGATCGAGCCAGCGCCTCCGTGTTGATGGAACAAGACGACGGATTCGGCCAGGTGATGGCGAGCGCCGGAGTGCGCTGGAATGGACTACTCCCAAGCCTCGCTCGCGAGCGGCGCGCGCGGGTGCGTCTCCTTGCCAACGCCTGGCGCCTTCAAGCGCTGGAGCCCTTCGTGCGAGGCCAAGTGGATCAACTCGACGGTCGAGTCGACGCCGATGCGACCCTCGATTTGATCCCCGAGGCAACGAAACTCGATGGCTTCGTGCGGGTGAGTGAAGGCGTCCTTCAAGTCCCCGCGCTCGGGCAACAGCTCAAGAACCTCGAGGCCCAGGTGGATCTAGCGCCGACGGGCGATGTCCGCCTGCGCGCCGGAAGCGTGGAAGGGTTGTCAGGACGCGCCTACTTCAACGCGGCTGCGAAGCTCAACGGGCTATCGCTCGTCGCCGCGAACGCCAAGCTCCGCATCCCAGAGAAGGAGGCGATGCCGTTCACCTATCAAGGCGTGCCCCTTGGCGACGGCTCCGGTGATATCGACCTGAAGGCGCGCCTCACGCCGAAGGAGAATCGCTTCAACATCAGCGTCGAGCACTTCGCCTTCAAGTTGCCCCGCAAACCGCAGACGGGGGTGCAAAGCCTCGAGGACGACCCTCACATTCGCATCGGTGCACATGCGGCGGGCGGCTTCGTGCCCATCATCGGTCCTGGCGCCAATGAAGAGAAGTCGACGCAAGCGTCCGGGGTGCCCACGGTGGTCGCGGTGGACCTGGGTAATGACTTCCAGGTGACCCAGGGTACCGATCTGAAGGTCAAGCTCACCGGCAAGCTCCTGATCGATTCCTCGCGGACACAAGCGGTAGACGGTCAGATCCGACTCAGCGACGGCCGCATCGACATCAGCGGAAAGATCTTCCAGATCGAACAGGGAGTCATCACCTTCCAGGAGGACCCAAGTAACCCAGTCGTCGTCGCCCAGGCCGCGTGGGACTCGCCGTCGGGGTACAAGGTCGTCGCGGAGTACACGGGTCCGCTCAAGAACGGTAAGTTCAAGCTGCGCGCCGAGCCCGCGCTGAGCCAAAACGAGATCGTCAGCTTGATCCTCTTCGGCACACCAGACGGCAGCGTGGGCAGCTCCGGGAGCGGCGGCGGCCCTGGCGCTGCAGACGCAGCCAGCGTAGGCGCCGGCGTCGCGACGGCGCCCCTGAACCGCGCGATCTCCGACGTGACCTCTCTGGATATCGCGACCCGCGTCGACACCAGCAACGCACAAAGCCCGCGCCCGGAGCTCGTGGTTCAAGTGTCTCCCCGCGTTTCCGCGCAGGTTGGCTACAACCTCGAGGAACCCAAGCCTGGGAAAGCTCCAGATCGCACGCTGTTTACCCTCGAGTTCCGCATCGCCAGCCGCTGGTCCCTGGCGACGACCTTCGGAGACGGTGGGAGCTCCCTGGTCGACCTGGTGTGGCGCTATCGCTATTGATAGCGTGGCGTCATGTTGGGGCGATTGTGGCTCGCGTGCGCCGGAGTTGGACTTGTAGCCAGCGGTTGCTGCTCGGAACCCAAGACCCAAGCCAAGGTCAGCGATGGCTGGGTGGTGGTGAGCGGGATCCAAGGCTCTAGTTTCGTTGATCATCCAACGGCGACCGAGGGCCAGCCCCTCTCGACCAGTACCCAGGGTCAAAACTGTCTGACGGATCGCGAACTCGGTTCTGCTTTCGGCGAGACCTGCGCTCACGAGTCAGAGAACCCGGCGAGCGGTCAACCCGACTCTGGGGACCTCCAGCCGGGTATCCCCACGGCAACCAATGAGGTCCGCTGGTACTGCCGCGGCGAACTCACCGTGCGCGTCGTGTTCCAACGCTGCTCCAAGGATGGGGGCACGTCGAATGGCGTCACCCCAGTGGAAATCGCCGTCAAAACCCAAAAGAACTGAACGTCGGAACCGGAACCATGATCAACGCCTTTTATGATCGGCTGAGGAAGTTCCAGCTCATCTTGCAGCAGCAAGGCTACGACCTCCGGCTAGCCAGCGCTCAGCTCGACAACGGCGGGACGGTCCCCGTCATGATTCAGTTTCCGACCACGCAGATCGGACAGCAAGCGTTGATCGCCCTACCTGATGTGCACCTCGCGGGAGGCAACGCGGGCGATGTCTTCTACAACGGTGACCCGGAAAATCCTCGGCGGCTCACGGCAGTGCTCAAGGCAATGCAGACGTACAGCCTGCAGAATCAGCCGACCACCCTGCTGCAGCTTGGGGACTGGTACGATGTCTGGCGCAGCATTGGCAGCGACGCGCAGAGCTCACAATACAACCTGATCGATGACGTTCCCGCGTACCAAGAGTTGCTCGGCTTGGACAAAGCGCTCGAGCTCGCCCACTGCTTCGGCAATCACGATGCGTCCTTCACCCACGCACTGCCGGACCGCCGCGTTGCAGATCAAAACCGGTTCCGCTTCGGCTTTGGTCTATTGAACTCGGGCGGCCGCGTGTACGCGCTGCACGGGCATCAAGCGGACAGCATCCAGGGTGAGCCGAACTCCTCTGGGGAGATCCGCGCGGTATGGCTCGGCACCTTGGCTGCGAACTACTTGAGCAGCAAGTTCCGCAACCTCGAGGAATTCATGGACAAGCAAGGTAACTTCGAGGGCGCCAAGGACTGGCTGCTCAAGCTGGTGGGCCTGAACCGAGACGACCCCACGCCCACTGGGCGCCCGCCGCAAGCACCCCCAAGCGACGGACAGACTTGGCACGCCAAGTTCGTGCAGCGTGAGTCCATGGCGAGCTTGGTCGCCATCGCCCAAGCCGCTGTCGACCGCCTCTACACCAACGCAGCGAGCCTCGAGCTCCTGGTCGTCGGGCACAGCCACAAGCCGTGCATCGGCTGGACCCCTCACCCCAACACCCAGAAGCCCGTCGTCGTGATCGACTGCGGCGCCTGGGTGTATGGGCAGGCAAACCTGATGTTTGCCGCGGGCAACGTCGCGGCGGTCTACGACATCGTCAAGTTTGGGACGCGGTAGACCGACACGACACGTCGTGTGCCTGACTCAGAGCGCGGGGCGACCCACGGCGTAGGCCAAACGCACGCGCGCAACGTGCAGATCCACGTAGGCGGCCATGCGCTGCAGGGTCGCGCTGACGAACTCCTGCTCGGCGTTGATCACGTCGGTTGTCGTCGCCTCGCCGACTTTGTACTGCGCCATCTTGGCGTCCAGCGCGGTGCGTGCGGCCTCTTCAGCCTCCTCAGCGGCTTTCCGCGCGGCACGCGCTTGCTTGCGGTCGAAGTAGGCTGCGGTGATCTCTTGTTCGATCCCCTGACGGAGCAGGCTCTCGTTGGCGTTCACTTCCTGCAGGTTTGCCTCGTACTCCGATGCGCTCGCCTCGGCGCCGGGCAAGTCGTTCAGCGTCCACGTCAGCTGAGCGCCTACGCTCCAGCTCCCCTGCCAGCCGCCTTGGCCCGTGAAGTCGCTCGCGCTCGGGTTCGCGTAGGTGTAGTCGGCGAAGCCATCGAGTCGCGGAAGCTTGCCGGCGCGGGCCACCGTCGCGCTTTTCCTCAGCGTGGTCTTGGTCTTCGTCAGCGCGCGCAGCTCTGGACGCTTGCTCAGGCCTTCGTTCACCAGTCCCTTGAGGTTCTCCGAGCGAGGCAACGGACGCGGCTTTCGCAGGATGTCCTCACCAATGGTGTAGTGCGGTGCCTTGTCGCCCGTCATCAGCGCGAGGTTCTTCTCCGATAGGCGAACGAACGCGCGCGCTTGCTCGATGGCGACCTTGCCGCTCGCCACCATGGCCTTGATACGCAAGACATCGGCCTTGATCGCAACGCCCTGGGCGAGCATCGCCTCGCCGTCCTTCTCGAGCTGTTGGAGGCGCACCAGGGCGTGCTCTGCCACCGCTACCTGCCCCACACCGCGCACCCAGTTGTAGTAGGCGAGCTGCGCGTCGGCTTGGGCCTTGCGCTGAGTGGCTTGCTTGTTGATGCGGCTCGCTTCGAGGTTCGCCCTCACCGCAGCGCTGCTCGCGGGCAGGCGCAGCACGTAGTCGGAGATCGGCACCGACAAGGTGGCGCTCAACGAGTAGCGGTCGAGCTTCGGCGTGATGTTGAAAGCCGCCGCTCCAGCAGGATTCCCCGCGGAATCAAGCACACAGGTTCCAGCTCCACTCGGGCAGGGGCCGACCCCAAGCAGACCAGGGGCGCTCGCGCCTACGATGGCCCCGCCGCCGAAGGAGGTGTCCGTCGAAGAGATGCGCGTGTAGCTCGCCTTCAGGGTGAGCTTCGGCAAGAAGGCCACCATCGCTTGATCGACCTGAGCTGCACTGGCGCGGATCTTCGCTTCTTGAGCTTTCACCGCCGGGCTGTGCGCTTTGGCTCGCTTCCCGACGTCCCGGGCCGTTGCACCGCCGCGTTGAGGCTTGAGCGTGTCCGCCAGCAGATCGGCCTTTGCAGTGAGTTCCTCCGCGGTGGGTTGCTTGGGCGTCGGCTGAGCCTCTGGTTCCGCTGCGGGCGGTTCCGCGGGGTCCACGGGCTGAGCAAAGGCGACGGACGAGGTGCCTAACCCCAACCCAAGGAAAATAAGGCGTCGAGTGAGTGATTTCATGCGTGCACCTCGTTCACCTCGTCCGTCTTCCCGAAGACTATTCCCTCGAGGAAACGCGTGAAGCGGTTGTGGGTGATGGCTTCCATGATGGTGTAGATGACTGGCACCACGACCAGGGTGAGGACGGTTGAGGTGATGAGGCCGCCAATCACGCACACCGCCATCGGCGCGCGTGCCTCACCTCCCTCGCCGAGCGCGAGGGCGACCGGGAGCATGCCGAAGACCATGGCGAAGCCGGTCATCAAGATGGGTCGCAGGCGCAAGACGCCAGCTTCAATCAGCGCTTCGCGCATGGGTTTGCCCTCTTTTCGCAGCTGCTCGGTGAAATCGACGACCAAGATGGCGTTCTTGGTCACGAGCCCCATCAACATGATCACGCCAATCATCGCAAAGATGCTGAGCGTCATTCCAGAGATGAACAGCCCGCCGAAAGCACCGATCACGCTGAGTGGTAGCGAGACCATGATCGTGATCGGGTGGATGAAGCTGTCGAATTGTGCCGCGAGGATCATGTAGACGAGGATGACGGCGATGGCCAACGCCTCGAGCATGTAGCCGAAGGACTCAACCATCATCTGGCTGTTGCCGGTCATCGCGCCGTGCACCGTTGCCGGGAGGATCGCGTCCGCCTTCTCGTTCACGATCTTGGTGGCCTCGCCTTGAGCGAGGCCTTCGAGGCTCGCGCTGACGATCACTTGGCGCTGGCGTGCTTCGCGCTCGATCTTCGTCGGACCGAGGGCGCGCTCACTCTTCACCAGGTTGCTCAGGTCGACGAGCTGCCCCGTGGTCGAGCGCACCTTGAGCGAGCTCAGGTCTTCGATACGGGTCTCTTGATCCGTCGGCAGCTTCACCACGATGTCATACGCCTCACCGCCTTGCTTCATCTCGCTCACCGCGTCGCCAGCCAAGAAGGCGCGAATCGTCGTCGCGACGCTGGCAACCGGGACGTTCAGCGCTGAAGCGCGCTCGCGATCGACCTCGAGGTTCAGCTCCGGCTTACCCGACTGGTAGGAGACCGCGACGTCGACGAAGCCCTTGGTCTTCGCTAGCTCTTCTTTGAGCTTCTCCGCGGTAGCCACGAGCTCGTCGAGGTTGTTTCCGCGAATCGCGTATTGCACGGGCGCCTGACCACCACCGGGCCCGGAGATGGACAGCACCGTGAGCTTCGTGCCGTCGCCCACGTTTTGGTAGCGTTCACGCACCCAAGCCATCAGGTCGAGCTGGTGGAACTTGCGCCCCTTTGCTCCGGTCATGTTGACCTGGATCTCACCGACGTTGATCTGACCTTGTGCGCCACCGCCGACCGTAGTCAGCGTGGAGATCACACCGGGGCCATGCTCTCGCAGATCTTTCGCCACCGCCTCGACGGCCTTGGTGGTGGACTCGAGGGGCGTTCCGGGGGGCGCTTCCACCTTAACCGTGAACATCGATCGGTCCTCCGCCGGCACGAACTCCGCGGGAACCTTGGTAACCAAGAACCCGGAGAAAATCAGGGCCACCGTGGTCAAACCCAGCGTGATGACTCGATGGGACAACGACCACGCGATGACCTTGCCGTAGACCCGGTCAAGCCACTTCAAAGCGTTGTCGATGGCCCTGGGAATGGCCCACCTGTGTTCGCCGTGTCCTTCCTTGAGGAAACGGGACGAGAGCATGGGGGTGAGGGTGAAGCTCACCAGCATCGAAACCGCCACCGCGAAGCTCACGGTGAGACCGAACTGTAGGAAGAAGCGACCGACGATGCCCTTCATGACCGCCACGGGGAAGAACACCGCGATGATGGTCGAGGTCATCGCTAAAACCGCGAGGAAAATCTCGCTGGTTGCGTCCTTCGCTGCTTGCAGGGGCTTCTTACCCATCACGAGGTGGCGATGGATGTTCTCGATCACGACGATCGCGTCGTCGACGAGAATACCGATGGCCAGGCTCAAGGCGAGCATGGTCATGTTGTTGAAGGTGAAGTTCATCACCTTGATGAAAGCGAAGGTGGCGACGACCGAAGATGGGATCGCAATCGCGCTGATCAGCGTCGCGCGCCAATCGAGCAAGAACACCAAGATGATCAACACCGCCAGGAGCGCCCCCAAGAACAGATCGAACTTCACGTCGTTGATCGAGTGCTCGATGTAGACGGAGTTATCAGTCGGCACCGTGAGCTCGATGCCCTGCTTCTTCAGGTCCGCCTTGAGCTCATCGATAGCGCCCTTGACGTCGTGAGCCACCGCAACGGTGTTGCTCCCCGACTGCTTGCTCACCACGAGCGACACCGCTGGCTTTCCGTCAAGGTATGACGAGCTGGTCGCCTTCTCGACGCCATCGACGACCTTCGCGATGTCGCGGATGCGCAGGTTCGCGTCCCCGGTGCCAACCAACAGGATGTCCGCGACCTGCTGGGGAGTATTGAGCTCGCCCTTGGTCTTCACGCTGAGCTCGGCGCCGCCCTTGGAGAAGCTGCCCGCAGGCACTTCGATGTTCTGCGCCTTGACCGCGTTGGCGACGTCTTCGACGGTCATCCCCAGACCAGCCAGCTTGACTGGATCCACGAGGATCTGCACCTGGCGCTCGCGGCCACCGACGATGTCGACGCTACCCACGCCGTTGATGCGCTGGAGCCGCGCCTTGACGGTGTTGTCCGCGATGTCAGTCAGCTTGCCCACAGGCATGTCGGCAGCCATCGCCATCGTGATGATGGGCGCGGCGCCGATGTCGAACTTCTCGACGATGGGCGACTTGGCGCCGGAGGGCAGCTCGTTCGCCAAGCGCGAGACCTTGTCTCGCACGTCTTGCAACGCCTGATCGCCGTTCTTCTCCAGCTCGAACTCCGCGGAGACGATGGTGACGCCCTCCAGGTTCGTCGACTTGAGGGAGCGAATGCCGCCGAGGGTGTTCACCGACTCTTCGATCTTGTCGGCGACGTTGCGCTCCATCGTCTCCGGATCAGCTCCGGGATAGACGACAGTCACCGTGATCACCGGGAAGTCGACCTCGGGGTACAAGTCGACGCCGACTTTGTTGTAGCTAATGAGCCCGAAGACCATCAGCGCCATGATCAGCATCGCGGCGAACACCGGTCGCCGAATGGATACTTCCGCGAGGTTCACGACTACTTCTCCCCGGTCTGCTTAGGAGCCGCAGGCGTTGCACCAGTCGGCTTCTTGGCTGCGGGCTCCGCCTCGGCAGTCTCTTCCTTCACGGGCTCTGCCGGCTTCGCCGCTTCGCCCTGGCTCCCGAAGTCGAGCTCGACGAGCATGCCCGCCTTGTAGACCTCATCCGGATTCGCCAGGCCGCAGATCACTTCGATGGTGCGTGTGCGCTGATCGACGCTGGGGCTGATGCGCTTCACCGTAACCAGCAGCGACTTGTCGATCGCTCGGAAACGCGCCATCGCCTTGGAGTCCACCTTGACGGTCTTGAGGGCGCTCTCCGGCAGCCGCGCGCGGATTTCCAGCTCCGTGATGTCCTGCACCAGCAACACCGGCGAGCCGTTTGCCATCACCGACTCACCTTCGTTCGCGTTCTTGCTCGCGACCAAGCCAGATATGGGGGAGCGCACGACGGTTTCACCGGCGCCCCGATAGGCGTCGGACAAGGCAACCTCTGCGCGCTTCACCGAGAGCTTCGCGTTTTCGTAGTTCAGTCGTGACGCGGTGAGTGCGGCCTCGGTGGTCGCCCCACTCTTCGCCAAGCCTTCCTTGCGGTCCAGGTCTTCCTTCGCCTGCTGCAGGCTGACCTTCGCGCTGGACACTCCGACCTTCGCCGAAGACACAGCGAGACCAGCCCCCCTCGAGTCGACCTGGAAGAGCACCTGGCCCTTCTTCACGCGATCGCCTTCGGCGACGTTCAGCTTCACCAAGACGCCTGTCGCCTTGGCGCTCAGCGCCGCCTCGTTGATGGCATGCACGGAGCCGGATGCCGTCAGCCCTGATGCTGCAGCAGGCGCTTCCTCGTTCGCCGCAGCCTTCAACAAGCTCGACACTGGCGCTGCAGCAGACGGATCTGCCGGAGGCATCTCCTTGCTGGCGTTCGCCTTCGAACACCCAACGACCGCGATCGACAAACCCAAGACCAACCCAAAGCGGCGCATCATTTGCTCGCTCCTTCAATGAACAGCTTCACGACGAACTCGGCACACGGCGCGAGTGCTTCTTTCCGCCCCCCGGAAACCCAAATCGCCATCGCGCCTTCCATGAAGGCAGACAGCGAGTGCACGAGCATCAGCTGAGGTACATCCTCGCGGATCAAGCCTTGAGCCTGACCAGCGGCGATCGCCTCGCCTAGGACATCGAGGATCTGCTCTCGCGAGGGCTCCTCATGGGCAGGACGCGAGAGCATCACCAGGCGACTCGACTCGCGCTCGAGGTGCACCGCGAACAATGCGCCCCGCTCCTCGACGAACTCAAACACCTTCTTCACGAACGCTTCCAGGCGTTCGATGGGCTGCTCGATGGAGCGCACCGGCTCCATCTGCTGCGCAAACAGCGCCTTGATGCGCGTCGCGATGGCCTCGAAGACGTGGTCCTTGCTCTTGAAGTAGTTGTAGACGGTGCCGGTCGCGACCCCAGCGCGCTCCGCCACCTCGGACATCTTGGCCTCGTGGAAGCCTCGCTCCGTGAACACATCCTCCGCCGCATCAAGGATCGCGACGCGATAGGCCTCCTTGAGCTGGCTCTGGAGGGTGGACTTTCGAGCTGCCTTGCTCATGCTGACTCCCTGTTCACGCTTTGAACGCCGGTTCACCGTCCGGGCGTTTTTTCTGCTTACAACGACGATTCAACCGAAAAATAAAGGATGAATCGTGATTCATCTGGTGAGCGGGGAGTCATGTAGCTCATCTGCACAGCGCGTCAAGGGAGACTAGTGATTATTAGCTCCAGGGTCATCAAGTTTTGGGGGGGAGAGGCGCACCTGGGCCTACACGGGGCTTACCCGTGGCTGCGATCAGGCCTCAGCTACGTCAACCCGCGCCAATTACCGCGCGGATATGTCGCGCGCATCACGCAACGAACGGAACGTTCAAGCGGGATCCAATTTGATCTCTACGGTGGACGGAACCGGTCTATCGCAACTCCCCTCTCGGGGTACCACGATGGTCTGCGACTGACTTGCGTAGCCTGGAGCCTCCACCGTGAGCTGATACGTGGCAGCACCCACGAAGTACACGAACTGGCACTCCGGAGGATCCGCTTCCGGGTCCACCTTCCAGTCCCCTTCAAACAGCTCGGTGACCGCATCGCAAACGGGCTCTCCCGTTTGGCGATCGAGGACGACCAGCGTCAGCGTGGCGAGTGCCAAGCTCGCGGGACAGCCGTAGCGGTCGCTGCTGCAAGCGAGCACGACCAGCCCAATACCGCACAACCATGCTCGGCGCGTCTGCAAGGACGCCTTCGTCGCTGCTCCCGCCATTCTCCGAAGGATACTGGACTGCTCGGCACCGCGCGAGCACCGAACAGCGATTCCGGGCGGTCTTGGCTCCGCGAGCTGAAATCGCAACGGCCAGGTCGACTCCCAAAGGAAGCCGCCTGGCCGCGATTCCACAACCGACGTTACTCAGGGCAACAGCATTTGACCGCGCAACACCGTCACGGCACTACCGGTCAACTGCACGCGGTCACCGCGCAGCTCACAGTCCACATCGCCTCCCCGCGCTGATAGCTGACGCGCCGCGAATTGCGTCTTACCCAAACGCTTGGCCCAGAAGGGCGTCAGTTCGCAGTGTGCGGAGCCCGTGACCGGGTCCTCCGCGACACCAACAGGCAGCGCAAAGAATCGCGAAACGAAGTCGTAGGGACCTTCGCCCGGCGCGGTCACGATGACGTTGAACGGGATCTTGGCGAGCAAGCCGAAGTCCGGCTTCAGCGCGGAAACGGCGGCCGCGCTCTCTAGCTCGCACATCAAGTAGCGCCCCCGATGCACCGCGAGGAGCTTCGTCCCCAACGCCTCAGCCAGCCCAGCAGGCTCCGCGCAGGGTTCATTGGGAACCGCAGGGAAATCCATGCTGAGCTTGCCTTGCTCAGCTCGCTCCACACGCAGCTGCCCACTCTGGGTCTCGAAGCGCAGCAGCGAGTCGGAGACACCCAGCTCGTTGAACAGCACGTGCGCATTCGCCAGCGTGCCATGACCGCACAGCGCGACCTCGGTCGTAGGCGTGAACCAGCGCAAGCCATAAGTGTCGCCTTGCTTCACGGAAAAGCCGGTCTCCGCCACGTTCATCTCGGCGGCG includes:
- a CDS encoding PhzF family phenazine biosynthesis protein yields the protein MNELAIYQVDAFATRAFEGNPAGVCILEAWPSDATMLAIAAEMNVAETGFSVKQGDTYGLRWFTPTTEVALCGHGTLANAHVLFNELGVSDSLLRFETQSGQLRVERAEQGKLSMDFPAVPNEPCAEPAGLAEALGTKLLAVHRGRYLMCELESAAAVSALKPDFGLLAKIPFNVIVTAPGEGPYDFVSRFFALPVGVAEDPVTGSAHCELTPFWAKRLGKTQFAARQLSARGGDVDCELRGDRVQLTGSAVTVLRGQMLLP
- a CDS encoding efflux RND transporter periplasmic adaptor subunit — translated: MMRRFGLVLGLSIAVVGCSKANASKEMPPADPSAAAPVSSLLKAAANEEAPAAASGLTASGSVHAINEAALSAKATGVLVKLNVAEGDRVKKGQVLFQVDSRGAGLAVSSAKVGVSSAKVSLQQAKEDLDRKEGLAKSGATTEAALTASRLNYENAKLSVKRAEVALSDAYRGAGETVVRSPISGLVASKNANEGESVMANGSPVLLVQDITELEIRARLPESALKTVKVDSKAMARFRAIDKSLLVTVKRISPSVDQRTRTIEVICGLANPDEVYKAGMLVELDFGSQGEAAKPAEPVKEETAEAEPAAKKPTGATPAAPKQTGEK
- a CDS encoding efflux RND transporter permease subunit; protein product: MNLAEVSIRRPVFAAMLIMALMVFGLISYNKVGVDLYPEVDFPVITVTVVYPGADPETMERNVADKIEESVNTLGGIRSLKSTNLEGVTIVSAEFELEKNGDQALQDVRDKVSRLANELPSGAKSPIVEKFDIGAAPIITMAMAADMPVGKLTDIADNTVKARLQRINGVGSVDIVGGRERQVQILVDPVKLAGLGMTVEDVANAVKAQNIEVPAGSFSKGGAELSVKTKGELNTPQQVADILLVGTGDANLRIRDIAKVVDGVEKATSSSYLDGKPAVSLVVSKQSGSNTVAVAHDVKGAIDELKADLKKQGIELTVPTDNSVYIEHSINDVKFDLFLGALLAVLIILVFLLDWRATLISAIAIPSSVVATFAFIKVMNFTFNNMTMLALSLAIGILVDDAIVVIENIHRHLVMGKKPLQAAKDATSEIFLAVLAMTSTIIAVFFPVAVMKGIVGRFFLQFGLTVSFAVAVSMLVSFTLTPMLSSRFLKEGHGEHRWAIPRAIDNALKWLDRVYGKVIAWSLSHRVITLGLTTVALIFSGFLVTKVPAEFVPAEDRSMFTVKVEAPPGTPLESTTKAVEAVAKDLREHGPGVISTLTTVGGGAQGQINVGEIQVNMTGAKGRKFHQLDLMAWVRERYQNVGDGTKLTVLSISGPGGGQAPVQYAIRGNNLDELVATAEKLKEELAKTKGFVDVAVSYQSGKPELNLEVDRERASALNVPVASVATTIRAFLAGDAVSEMKQGGEAYDIVVKLPTDQETRIEDLSSLKVRSTTGQLVDLSNLVKSERALGPTKIEREARQRQVIVSASLEGLAQGEATKIVNEKADAILPATVHGAMTGNSQMMVESFGYMLEALAIAVILVYMILAAQFDSFIHPITIMVSLPLSVIGAFGGLFISGMTLSIFAMIGVIMLMGLVTKNAILVVDFTEQLRKEGKPMREALIEAGVLRLRPILMTGFAMVFGMLPVALALGEGGEARAPMAVCVIGGLITSTVLTLVVVPVIYTIMEAITHNRFTRFLEGIVFGKTDEVNEVHA
- a CDS encoding TetR/AcrR family transcriptional regulator encodes the protein MSKAARKSTLQSQLKEAYRVAILDAAEDVFTERGFHEAKMSEVAERAGVATGTVYNYFKSKDHVFEAIATRIKALFAQQMEPVRSIEQPIERLEAFVKKVFEFVEERGALFAVHLERESSRLVMLSRPAHEEPSREQILDVLGEAIAAGQAQGLIREDVPQLMLVHSLSAFMEGAMAIWVSGGRKEALAPCAEFVVKLFIEGASK